tactttgtttaagcacctttggcagcgattacagcactgagtcttcttgggtatgacactacaagtttggcacagaTGTTCGGGTTCAAGTCTTGGCTCTGGatggcccactcaaggacattcagagacttgtcccgaagcccctcctgcgtagtcttggctgtgtgcttagggtcgttgtcctgttggaaggtgaactttcgccccagtcaggtcctgagcgctctggtgcaggttgtcatcaaggatctctgtactttgctcctttcatctctccctaattcctgactagtctcccagtccctgctgctgaaaaacatacccacaacaGGATActaccaccacgcttcaccgtagggatggtgccaggtttcctccagacgtaacgcttggcattcaggacaaagagttcaatcttggtttcattagaccaaagaatcttgtttcatggtctgacagtctttaggtgtcttttggcaaactccaagtgggctgtcatgtgccttttactgagcagtggcttccgtctggccactctaccataaaggcctgattggtagagtgctgcagagatggttgtccttctggattaTTCCCCAATCTCCACATTGGAGCTTTGTCAGAGGGACCATCagggtcttggtcacctccctgaccaaggtccttctcatgtgcatttaccacaggtggactccaatcaagttgtagaaacatctcaaggatgatcaatggaaacaggatgcacctgatctcaattttaagtctcatagcaaagggtctgaatacttttatttttagtacatttgcaaacatttctataaacctgttttcgctttgtcattctggggtatagtgtgtagattgatgaggattttttttatttaatgcattttagaataaggctgtaacgtaacaaaatgtggaaaaagtaaaggggtctgaatactttctgaaaggaCTGTATTATGGGGTGCATTTCAGTTTGACGGTTGGTATTGTTTTTACATTACTTTGTCGGAGTAGGGTTGTTGTACATGTCCTGTATTGCCACATGAGCCTTTGACTTTTGTCATTTCTCCAGATTCGCGGGACCCTCGACCTCATAGGATCTGGTCCAGGCACACAAAGACGGCTCTGCCATCTCTAAAAAGACAGAAATTAGATTGTTCAATAGCTTCCAGTGCATTTTattgtttgcttagaaattcacCAGACAGACATAGCTTGTAAGGACCGTCACTTAGATATAAATTAAAATTGGATATTTTGCATCTCGTCTTGTAGCATCCACAGTGTTAACTTAATAACTCAAACAGGCCTCACATGCCTTCATTCCTTTAAAATATGAGCATTTTATTTCCCACCAAGAGGTGCAACCCCAATCCCTGTCGATTCGATTAATAAGCTCATTGAGCCGACTTGCTTTGAAAAGAGCAATGAAGACCTAGGCAGAAGAAAAAGTCAAAACAGGAAAAAAACTGGAACGGGTCATCATGGTGACAGACTTGATATGCAAAactcctctgtccctctcgctTGTCACTAGCAGCTCACTCACAGCCAAGGAAAACCCCACTCTGGTTGGACAAAGTGTTTCTATGAGAACAGAAACAGCTAAGCTTGACACACCCATGGAGAAGGGAATGTCTGTGTGAGCCTGTGAGCCAGAACTGGGCGCTGaagtgagagagatggatggaagcAGTGGAAACCGTCTGAGCTGTGTGATTGAATCCCTGTAGCTGTCCGTCCTCACATGGCTTTGACTTTGATCTGCTTCATCTTCATCTGCTTCTTCTCAATCTTCTTCTGATCGCGACGTTGAGCAGCCTCCTGGAAAAGGGGGAAACACCATAGAGACAGTTAGAGCAAGAGGTACAAAGAAGGCCAAGATGAACAGTGTGCTGTGTTCCAGTGTGTAGCGTTCCAGTGTGTTATTCTGCTGGTGGGCTGTGGTGGAGCTGACCTCCAGGCGACGCTGTCTCTCAGGATCCTCCTCGTTCATGATCCTCTCCTTCTCagccctcttcttctcctcccgcCGGGTCTGAGCAGCCTCCTGGCGCTGATTGTGGGTCTGCTTCAGGAAGTTCTCCTCCACACGGGCACGGTTCTTATCCGCCTTCTGTTTTCCCTGaaggagacacagggagagagagggtgagcaaGGAGATGCAGTGATGGATGAAAGGAAGACTGTAGATAAAAAGAAATCAAGTCTGCCAACAGGCCAGATTGAGGGTGTACTAGGAGACTAGTGTAATTATCCTGCCATTCTCACCTCTCTGTTGAGGCGGAGCTTCTTGACCTTGTCGATGCTGTAGATGACCATGTTCATCAGGGGTAGCAGAGTGTCCATGTCTTTGGGAGACGTGTTCCCCATGCCAGGCACTACAtgcacaaacacaggaaaacattTGTTAACATTTCATTCAGTCACTACGTATCAAATATGGTGAATCGGCTGCATGCCAAGTGTTGGAAAGCATTTCAAGTGGAGACAATTGGCTCACCATTAAATGTAAACAGCAGCGTCTTCTTGGTCTCAGGCAGCTTTAAGGGCTGACCATCCCTGAAACACAACAGGGTTGAGAAGGAAGCTTCACCTAACAGAAACAGCTGTACATCATTTCATAAGAGGCTTTAATACAAGACCAGAGGTAGGGGTGGAGTAAGGACATTGGTATGATATAGTTAATATGTTGTGGAAAAACTGACTTGCTTGCAGGCACACTTACTCTTGCACAACTTTTGTACCAGAAAATTGGTCAGAGAAATGGATGGACTCGATCTTGTCAGCATGGTTGGTGATATAATGAACCATCTGAAAGACAAAGACATTGGAAGGGTGAATGAAAAACAAACAAGGGGTCTGTCAAATTGTAGCACACTGAACTCTACATGTCATATTCTCCCACTACAAACAATAAGAGACCACTCTGCAATAGCCTAGTGACAAAGTCCCCACTGTAGTGAGTAGGCCACAACAGAGGTGCCCTCCCTTGCTCACCTTGCTGTCCATCACACCATCCGTGACCTCACCCATCTCTGTCAGGATGGCCAGGAGTTCAGGAAGGCCGTACTTTGCCCCTGACTTGGGCTTGTCACTGCAGAACTCActctggggacagacagacacacaaacaaagaCGGGTCAATACATACACCCACGCAGCCTGAGGCTTATAGATGGTTAATAGTGTCTGGATGGCTGAATGAATGTATAGTCATGTTGGCCCGCCCCTCACCAAGTCCTGCATCTCCTTCTGCATCCGAGCCATGGCCTTTTTGGTGCCCACAGCAAACACAAACGTATCCATGTCCTCATCATTCAGAGTAACTTTGATTTGCTACCAagaaaaagagacagaaacaTACAGCAAGTCAGATAACAGAAAAGGTCTACCTTTAGGAAAGTATTTGTAAGCGCTGAGGTGAGTGACAATGTGACTGGTGATGTACATGTATGCAGGCATCATATGTACCCACCACCTGATCACAGACTGGCCTCATCATCCTGGCCAGTACATTCAGCAGGTCCTGCCTCTTCACAAACTGGAACAGACCAGAGAAAACATTGAAACAGCAGCTAGTTCTCACACAAacactttctcacacacactgtaaatacCTTAAGCTGGATGAGCATGCCCTCACAACACACTCGACCTGAGCACCACAGGTTGTAGATGTGCTCATTCTCCTGGTTCAGCTTCCCGGTGCTCACTGCATCCTTACTGGTGCCATCATCACCCACCAAGGCAAAGTTGCTCTCCAGGAGCTCTCGGTGGGAGTTGAACCAGGCTGTGGCCAGACGGCTGTTCTTGTTCTTGCCGATGATGTAGTTCATGATATAGGCCAGCAGGCCCGTCACCATTAGAATTTCCATGTAGTAGCTCTCCCAGCTGTTCTGAAGGTGGGCCGGCACCTGGAAGGGGAAGACGGACAGACTTCATCACCTTGACAACCACAACATTAAGGATGTTTGATCTTGGCACTCACATTTAAGAGGGATGTTCTTCTTGGTTGTCAGAGTACAGTTTAAGAAATAAGTCTAGAATCAATGGCTTCATAATGGTCACTAGTCTGGTGTTAACAGTGAACTTACTGTGTGGATGATCAGCGGGTCTTTGAGGGACTGGCTGGGCTTCTCCATGCCATCAAACTCGTCTGGATCGTACTTGATGTACATGTCTTGATCCTGCAGCAATACAAAATGAAATACTGATTAGTTCTGGCACAAACCAAAAACGCAGTGCATGGGAGAGTGTGCCAACTAAGTTGTCCCTGGTCATATGCAAGCTACCAGGCCACTGCAGCCCCTAACCTGTGTATCGGAATCCTCAAAGCCGTCCTCCTGTCCGTCTTCCTCCAGCTCCACTGTGGCCTCGTCCTCATCGTCCTCAGCAGGCTGAGCAGGGGGGGCCGCACGGGGAGGAGGGGCCGTCTCTGGCTCGGCCGCAGTGTCCTCGCTCACATCCTCAAACTCAGCAAAGTCATTGTCGTCTGCAAAGTCTGCCAGGTCTTCCCCGTCGTCAAAGTCATCGTTGTAGCGTCCCCTGGAGACGGGCAGTGCCAGGAGAAGTAGCAGCGCGGGCAGCAGGAGGTACACACTCCTCATGGTTGAAGCTGTGCCAGCACAGGCcggtagaggagaggacaggtgggaggaggagaagagcagGAGGAAGATAAGGAGGGAAAGGTAAATTCAGGTCAAACCAGTTGGGTTTGGAGGTGACAGAAGGTCAAACCAGCACTAGACAGAATGCCTCAGTCAGTCACAAAGATGTTTCCAACAAACATCTGCATTACTGTGAGTTGATTTAGTTACATGCCCAGGATAGTAACTTGTTTGTCTACAACACATATGTATAATTTCATGCCTCTTACATCCACTCCCACTGAAAAGGTCAACATCCAAGAGAGTGGTAGCTAGGTCTAGACACTGTCAAATTACCTAAATCAAAAATGTGTCAGTCTGAACGCCATAGAATCTGTCCATTAATCGGACTGGACATGGACTGTGGTTATTGGTAATGACCCAGTGACCCTATCATTCACAAGTCAtcaatattaaaaaaatatatggctCGCGTTGCTTTCTTTATAGACACATCATCATTCTAGACACTGTAGTCCATTTATGCTAGTTAAATACCAGCTTAACAAACCACAGATACAAATATCTTGCTTAGCATTCAGGtgcgctaactaacgttagctgtctgCTGCTAGCCAAATCCACTCTCTGactctgttagctagctagcttgacttGGAGTGGCTAGCTGAAATCATAGAACATTTAAGATGGCTAAGATTACAAAGAACTAGCAAATATGCAACCACAGTTGACGATCTGGTTAACTAACTGACGTtagtctagctagctagataactcaCTGATTAGCCAACGTGTCCCATCCCCCCCCATCTCTTCCCATTCTAACcgagcaagctagctaacgttaccaacCAAGTTATTGCCACCCTATAGCTAATAAGTGGTTGACAATATAACAATAGCCGGATTTATGAAATTGAATCAAACTAAAGCAAAACATGTAACGTAAGCTGTATGAATACCTATGGAGTGTTAAAATATGTTCCTATGGAAAACGCTGAGGTCGTCGTTAGCTTAACAGTTCAATACAGTCCCCTTGACAGTAGATTctaccacagagtttctaaaaacccagaggcgcaacctCGCGACACTTCCTGGACcgcttgcgaaacagaccaggccggggtttgagaagtcaaataTTATtccttgttgttgtttttctcgtAATCTAAAGACACAGCCTAGATTCAAGCCAATGTTGTAAGTAGTTAAatatgttattactccaaccttgtgaaagtgacaaactgacacttTTTCATGTTCGTTAAAAACAACTTTATAGCGAAGAAGTGCCTTTGAgttgacggcctgcacatgcgcagttcggccGAGACGTTACCCGTTGACGTTTTGCTAGTCAACCAACGTCGCCTTGACACCGCCTACAAGTGTGATTAGGGGTTTCTATTGGATAATCAGTTTATggcgctttcaagacaactgggaactccggGAAAATACGAAATAATAACAAGAGTGATATTCGgctcggaaagtcggagctcttaAAGATGCCAAAGTTTCAGACTTGCATGACTGTTCAAAAGTTTTCCCCCAGTTGTAATAGAGTTTATCAAATTGacgaatatatatatttttgtgcaTTTTACCTGAGCCTAACTCctttcctaacctgctacgtgaattatcctaacctgttacGAAAGGTTAATTgtgacataaactgtatcccttctagacaaaaTCCCTAAGCAGAATCCACCACCCATGTTACGCTgttaaaatagtaaaaacaatCTTTGCATATTTTAAGAATGGTGTGATTGGTATGATGATTTCCACACTTTAATGGGGTGATTGTAGTCTATGAGCTCGCTAGCGTCACACCGCCGACATTTTCTTCGATGGGAGGAGATTCGAGGAGAATGATCCCCCACCCCTCTTTGTGGTTGCAGCAGTGTTGTGGAAGTCGGATTCGGGTCAAAGCTAGCAGGGGACTCAATTCGAAAAGAAGGCTCACTTACCCGGATCATCAAAATCGTGCGAATAGCAAATTCAGACTGTTGGCCGTAAGCTAACGTGTCTCGAAGCTTCATTTAAGCGTAAACGTCGACTTCGTTGTCCGACAGTGATAGCTATCACGCGGTACAACGcgctactagctagctaatggcGTTAACTGGGCTAGTGTAGTATCCATAACTAACgactgtttgctagctagctgtcGTTTGACAGCCTTTGTCATTTGAACTGTTCAAATCTTCAATTCGGAAAGTCTAACGAGCCGTGGGGTATATTTTGTTCCAAGGAAATAGTTGTTTTGTTTTATATAGGTAAGGATTTGATATAAGAGCTCGTTTATTGAGCTATGTCTCTCCACGGTAAGCGAAAAGAGATCTACAAATACGAAGCGCCATGGACGGTGTATGCAATGAACTGGAGCGTTCGTCCCGACAAACGCTTTCGCCTGGCCCTTGGAAGTTTCGTTGAAGAATATAACAATAAGGTGAGTGAGAAGATTAATCAGAAATAATTAGTAGGGACCACCGTGAATCCCACAATGCTGTGATGTGGGCCACCCAGAACAGATCTTGGGTATAAACAGAACCCAGAACAGATCTTCGCTTCTATGAATGAATATGACCAAAAAGTGAATAAAAACAGTATGAAGTGTGTTTTAAGCTCTGAGTAATTTGTTCCTTGTTAaatagtacagtcgtggccaaaagttttgaatgaaacaaatattaatttccacaaagtttgctgcttcagtgtctttagatatttttgtcagatgttactatggaatactgaagtatgattacaagcatttcataagtgtcaaaggcttttattgacaattacatgaggttgatgcaaagagtcaatatttgcagtgttgacccttctttttcaagacctctgcatgctgtcaattaacttctgggccacatcctgactgatggcagcccattcttgcataatcaatgcttggagtttgtcagaatttgtggatttttgtttgtccacccgcctcttgaggattgaccacaagttctcaatggaattaaggtctggggagtttcctggccatggacccaaaatatcgatgttttgttacctgagccacttagttatcacttttgccttatggcaaggtgctccatcatgctggaaaaggcattgtttgtcacatttttacattttagtcatttagcagacgctcttatccagagcgacttacagtagtgaatgcatacatttcatttcatacatggatggttgggagaagttgctctcggaggatgtgttggtaccattttttttattcatggctgtgttcttaggcaaaattgtgagtgagcccactcccttggctgagaagcaaccccacacatgaatggtctcaggatgctttactgttggcatgacacatgaCTGATGGTGGCGCTCACTTTGTCTTCTCCgcacaagcttttttccggatgccccaaacaatcgggaagggaattcagagaaaatgactttaccccagtcctcagtagtccaatccctgtaccttttgcagaatatcagtctgtccctgatgtttttcctggagagaagtggcttctttgctgcccttcttgacaccaggtcatcctccaaaagtctttgcctcactgtgcatgcagatgcactcacacctgcctgctgccattcctgagcaagctctgtactggtggtgccccgatcccgcagctgaatcaactttaggagacggtcctggtgcttgctggactttcttgggcgccctgaagccttcttcacaacaattgaaccgctctccttgaagttcttgatgatccgataaatggttgatttaggtgcaattttactggcagcaatatccttgcctgtgaagccctttttgtgcaaagcaatgatgggggcacgtgtttccttgcaggtaaccatggttgacagaggaagaacaatgattccaagcaccaccctccttttgaagcttccagtctgttattcgaattcaatcagcatgacagagtgatctccagccttgtcctcgtcaacactcacacctgtgttaacgagagagttactgacatgtcagctggtccttttgtggcagggctgaaatgcagtggaaatgttttttggggattcagttcatttgcatggcaaagagggactttgcaattcatctgatcactcttcataacattctggagtatatgcaaattgccatcatacaaactgaggcagcagactttgtgaaaatttatatttgtgtcattctcaacttttggccacgactgtatatcaaGAGCGGTTTCTGATTTTAATTATTGTTGTTTGTCTTCAGGTGCAGATTGTGGGTCTGGAGGAGGAGAGTTCAGAGTTCATCTGCAGGAACACCTTTGACCACCCCTACCCCACCACCAAGATCATGTGGATCCCGGACAGCAAGGGTGTTTACCCAGACCTGCTTGCCACTAGCGGGGACTACCTGCGCATCTGGAGGGTATGCATGCACCCACAGCCTCCTTGATACTAAATCATACGTAAACATAATAGATGTCATATGTTGGGTGCGCCCTGGCCTGCACCCTCTTCTAACTATTGTGTCCCTCTTGTAGCATCTGGAGTTGCACTCTAGCTCAGTTACTTGCCCAGGGGGGACTCTTCTTTTCTACGTAGTTGTATAGCATCTCATGGCTTGTTAAATGTTACCCCTTAGGTCAGTGAAACAGAGACGCGTTTGGAATGCTTGCTGAATAACAACAAGAACTCTGACTTCTGTGCCCCACTCACCTCGTTTGACTGGAATGAAGTGGATCCTAATCTACTGGGTAAGAGATGGGGCATATGCATAAAGTAGAGCTGGGACTATAAACCGAAA
This genomic stretch from Salmo trutta chromosome 32, fSalTru1.1, whole genome shotgun sequence harbors:
- the LOC115171517 gene encoding coiled-coil domain-containing protein 47; the encoded protein is MRSVYLLLPALLLLLALPVSRGRYNDDFDDGEDLADFADDNDFAEFEDVSEDTAAEPETAPPPRAAPPAQPAEDDEDEATVELEEDGQEDGFEDSDTQDQDMYIKYDPDEFDGMEKPSQSLKDPLIIHTVPAHLQNSWESYYMEILMVTGLLAYIMNYIIGKNKNSRLATAWFNSHRELLESNFALVGDDGTSKDAVSTGKLNQENEHIYNLWCSGRVCCEGMLIQLKFVKRQDLLNVLARMMRPVCDQVQIKVTLNDEDMDTFVFAVGTKKAMARMQKEMQDLSEFCSDKPKSGAKYGLPELLAILTEMGEVTDGVMDSKMVHYITNHADKIESIHFSDQFSGTKVVQEDGQPLKLPETKKTLLFTFNVPGMGNTSPKDMDTLLPLMNMVIYSIDKVKKLRLNREGKQKADKNRARVEENFLKQTHNQRQEAAQTRREEKKRAEKERIMNEEDPERQRRLEEAAQRRDQKKIEKKQMKMKQIKVKAM